The nucleotide sequence AAAGAAAACGGAAAAAGCGAAACTATTGTAGGTTTAAAAGTTGAAAAAATATAAATTTGCCGTCAGGTTATTGCAAATAGGCAGATACGCGAATACGCGAATATGCAAATACGCAAAAAAAACATACAAACAATGAAAGGCTATTATTTTGAAAGACTGGATGTTTGGCAAGGATCAAGAAAATTTGTAAAAGAGATTTATATAATTACAAAAAGATTTCCTGAAGAAGAAAAATTTGGTATCATCAATCAGATAAGGAGAGCTTCATTAAGCATTTGTGCCAATATTGCTGAAGGAACTTCAAGGCAGTCAGAAAAAGACAAAGCCAGATTTATTAATCAAGCCTTTAGTTCAGGTATTGAAGTAATGAATTTTCTGATTTTAAGTAATGATTTAGATTTTATAAGAGAGCCAGAATATATTAAATTGAGAGAAGATTTAGAAAAAATTACCAATCAATTAAATAGTTTGTATAATAAGTACGATAGATAAGGCAAATAAGCGAATCCGCGAATCCGCAACTAAAAAGATAAAAGAATGAAACCAATCAAAAATATCACCTGTATCGGTGCCGGTTATGTAGGTGGTCCTACCATGTCGGTCATAGCACAGAAAAACCCGGAGATTAATGTAACGGTTGTCGATTTAAATACGGAAAGGATTGCAGCCTGGAACGACAGCGATCTGTCTAAATTACCGGTTTATGAACCAGGACTGGATGCCGTAGTAGCTGAAGCCCGTGGAAGAAATTTGTTTTTCTCTACCGATGTAGAAAAAGCAATTGACGAAGCCGATATGATTTTTATTTCGGTAAATACCCCCACCAAAACCTATGGTAAAGGAAAAGGACAAGCTGCCGATTTAAAATTTATCGAATTATGTGCCCGACAAATTGCCGCGGTTGCCACAAACGATAAAATTGTGGTAGAAAAATCTACGTTGCCTGTACGCACGGCAGAAGCCTTAAAAAGCATTTTACACAATACCGGTAACGGCGTTAATTTCCATATCTTATCTAACCCTGAATTTTTAGCGGAAGGGACAGCTGTTCAGGATTTACAAAATCCCGACCGTGTGCTGATTGGCGGAGAAAATGAAGAAGCCATTCAGGCATTGGTAAACATTTACGCTACTTGGGTACCACAAGATAATATCATTACCACCAATTTATGGTCTTCGGAATTATCCAAATTGGTAGCCAACGCCTTTTTAGCACAAAGGGTATCAAGCATCAATGCGATTTCAGAATTGTGTGAAGTAACAGGAGCCGATGTCAACGAAGTAGCGTTTGCTATTGGCAAAGACAGCCGTATAGGCTCTAAGTTCTTAAAAGCATCTGTCGGATTCGGAGGATCGTGTTTCCAAAAAGACATTTTAAATTTGGTCTATATTGCCCGTACCTATAATCTGCACAAAGTAGCCGATTATTGGGAACAGGTGATCATTATGAACGACCATCAAAAAGAACGGTTTTCCGATAACATCATTAAAACCTTGTATAATACGGTTAATGGAAAAAACATCGCCTTTTTGGGTTGGGCATTTAAAAAAGATACCAACGATACCCGTGAGTCGGCTGCTATTTATGTAGCAGACCATTTGTTAGACGAAGAAGCGTTTATTACGGTATATGACCCCAAAGTAACGGCTGAGCAGATTTACAGAGATTTAGACTATTTAGGAACAAGAAGCCCGGAAGAAAACCGTCGTTTGGTCAAAGTAGTCAACGATCCTTATAAGGCTTGCAATGAAGCACATGCCATAGCAGTTTTAACCGAATGGGACGAATTTAAAACCTACGACTGGCAAAAAATTTATAGCGATATGTACAAACCCGCTTTTGTATTTGACGGCAGAAACATATTAAACAAAAAAGAATTAACAGCAAAAGGTTTGGTAGTGTACAGTATTGGAGAGTAGCTTTTCAATTAGATAATGAGGACAATTAATTAATGAGCGAATGAGGAAGTTAGCAAACAGCAGATGGCAATCAGCGAAACGCTAATAATTCCCTCCTTTAGGAGGGTTAGGGAGGTGTAAATATCTGTGCATCGGGATCCCCGTCAGTTCGGGAAACGTAGTGTATCGAGAACAATTCTCCCTTTTAAGGGGGGCAGGGGGATGTGAAAAACGATATGCAAGGTTATTCAGCGACACAAAGAGTAACCTTGTAGATATGAACAAAGAAAATAAAGTAACAATGTCATTCTGAGCCTGTCGAAGACTCGAGAGCTTTGCTCGAACAGGCGAAGCTATCTCAAGATGTTTCGACTCCACGTTGTTTCGCTCAACATGACAAAAGAAATGTTTTGTCATTCCGACGAAGGAGCAATCTCGAACCTTGTAGATATAAAAAGACATAAAATACAATTAAAGATATATAGATAAGATCTGTGCATCTGTGGGATTCTCGTCAGTTCGAGTGATTTTTATGAATGAAATGGATAAAAATTGTATCGAGAACCGAGTAGTGAAGCCTTTCGACAAGCTGTCACATCGAGCATTTGAGATTAAGAGGAGAAGCGGAAGCTTCGGGTATTTTCGAGATGTCAAGACAGGCTTGTCAAGAACCATGAATATGCAAATAAACAAATAAGCGCATCCGCGAATAAACAAATAAACGAATAAGCAATAAAAAGCAACTAATGAAAAAAATAGCAGTAATAGGACAAGGATATGTGGGATTGCCTTTAGCTATCGAGTTTTCTCAGCATTTCCCGGTATTGGGTTTTGACATTAATAAAGAACGGGTACAAGAATTAAATGCAGGGCAAGACCGAACATTAGAAGCTGATTTACAAAAATTAAACGAAGGGATAGCCACTGCAAAAACAACCAATTTTACGAAAGGTTATAAAGCATCCTGTGATATAGAAGACTTAACCCAGGCTCGAATATACATTGTAACGGTGCCCACACCTATAGACCGTTTCAATGCTCCTAATCTAACCCCCTTGTTAAAGGCATCGGAAATGTTAGGTAACGTATTAAAAAAAGGCGACATCGTTATTTATGAATCAACGGTGTATCCCGGTTGTACGGAAGAAGATTGTGTGCCTGTTTTGGAAAAACATTCCGGCTTGGTATTCAATCAAGATTTTTACGTGGGTTATTCACCCGAGCGCATCAACCCTGGTGATAAAGTAAATACCTTAACCACCATTAAAAAAGTAACCTCGGGTTCTACGCCTGAAATTGCGGAAGAAATCGACCAATTATATAAAACAATCATTACTGCCGGTACCCATAAAGCACCAAACATCAAAGTAGCCGAAGCCTCAAAAGCCATTGAAAATGCACAACGCGACGTAAATATTTCGTTTGTGAATGAACTGGCGTTGATTTTTGACCGCATTGGTATTGATACCAACGACGTGTTAGAAGCAGCTGGTACCAAATTCAATTTCTTAAAATACAAACCAGGATTGGTAGGTGGACACTGTATTTCAGTTGACCCCTATTATTTGGCACATAAAGCCACGCAGTTGGGGTATTATCCTGATGTAATTCTATCTGGCCGTAGGGTAAATGATTCGGTAGCGGCATTTATCGCTTCAAAAGTGGTTAAACTAATGATTAAAAAAGGAACGGTAGTACAAGGAGCTAAAGCGTTGATTTTAGGAGTCACTTTTAAAGAAAATTGTCCCGATGTCCGCAACACCAAAGTGGTTGATGTGTATAGAGAATTAAAAGAATATGGTGTAAATGTAGATGTGTACGACCCTTGGGCGGATGCTGAAGAAGTACAACACAAATATGGTATAACTTGTCATTCCGAACTTCCTTGTCATCCTGAGCTTAGCGAAGACTCGAGAGCTTTGCTTGAACAAGCGAAGCAATCTCATTCTGAACGTGCTACTGTCGTTTCGAGCTTGTCATCTTGTCATCCTGAGCTTGTCGAAGGATCTCAACCAACCGATTCAACGATTCAACAATCCAACGATTCAACACCAAAATACGATGCCATCATAGTAGCCGTAGCACATAACGAGTTTTTAACCTTAGATATAAATAAACTAAAAAACGATCAAGCAGTGGTGTATGACATTAAAGCTTGTTTAGATCGTGAGTTAGTGGACGCTAGATTGTAATAATTGATTGAAGATATTATATGACAAGTCATAACAAAAGAATAGTAAAGAATAGTCTTTTCTTGTATATAAGAATGTTGTTTCTAACTATTCTTACACTTTTTACTTCCAGAGTGATGTTAAAACAATTGGGAGTAGAGGATTACGGTATATACAATATTGTAGGAGGAATAGTAGCGATGTTGGGGTTCTTTAATTCATCCATGTCTGTTGCTACACAACGTTATATGTCTTATGATATAGGGAAAAATGATTTTAAAAAATTAAATAAAACATTCAATTCATCCTTATTGATATATATATTTATAGGACTTTTAATAGTAATTTTATTAGAAACTGTTGGTTTGTGGTATGTAAACAATCGGTTGGTATTTCCTCCTGAAAAATCTTTTTCAGTAAATGTGGTTTATCAATTTTCAATTCTTACTTTTTTAGTAAACCTTACGCAATTACCCTACAATGCGTTGATTTTGGCAAGAGAAAAAATGCAGGTGTATACCTATGTAAGTTTTTTGGATACAATTTTAAAGTTAGTTGTCTTATATCTTTTGTTTTTAGGAGAAAACAAACTGATTCTTTACTCCGGTTTGATATTTGCGGCAACGGTTATTGTACAAATAGTTTACCACGTCTATTGCCATAAGCGGTTTGAAGAGACAAAAATTAATTTTACTCGGGACAAGGAATATTTAAAAGAATTATTATCTTTTTCAGGATGGAATCTTTTTGGAAGTATAGCTGTCGTTGCCAGAAATCAAGGCGTTAATTTAGTTCTTAATGTGTTTTTTGGTTTGGTCATTAATGCTGCTTTTTCTATTTCAATTCTTGTTCAAAACGCAGTCGGGTCTTTTGTAGCTAATTTTCAAAAAGCACTTAATCCACAAATTATTAAAAATTATGCAGATGGTAATCATGAAAATGCAATAAAATTAATGAGTGAAGGTGCTAAGTATTCCTTTTATTTAATGCTTTTTTTTGCCATACCTTTATTAATACATACCCAGTATATATTAAGTGTCTGGCTAACAGATGTCCCACACTATACGGTTATCTTTGTTAGATTATCGATAGTTGTCTCTTTAATAAATACAATTTCTGGAACATTGATGACAATGTTACAAGCTATTGGGAAAATTAAATGGTATCAAATAATTGACGGTTTTTTGGTTTTCTTAAATCTACCTTTATCATATATTTTTTTAAAAATAACTGAAAAACCTGAAATTGTGTATGTGGTAATAATTGCAATCAGTATAATAAGCTTTATACCTAGAGTTATTTTGTTAAGAAAATATATTAGTTTTAATATTTCAAGTTTTTTTTTAAAAATTATTCTAAATATATTTATTATTGTTGTGGCTTTATCTACTGTTTTTCTTTTAAGTATGAGGTTTTTCCTTGCTACAGATAATTTATTTAAATTTTTTATTTGTCTTAGTATTGAGTTTTTGATAATTTTTATAACAATTTTTTATTTAGGAATAGGTAAAAATGAGAGAAAAATTTTATTTCAATTAATAGTGCGAAAAAAGTAATTAAGAAGATGAATATTTTTATTTCAGTTGTAATCCCTACATATAAACCTCAAAGCTATATTCTTGAATGTATTGATAGTTTGCAAAAGCAAACGTTGACAAAAAAATTATTTGAAGTCATTATCATATTAAATGGCGATAAAGAACCATATTATACTGAAGTAGAAAATTATATTAAAGAACATGACAATTTTAAAATAATACATACGGCAACTGCAGGAGTATCCAATGCACGTAATATAGGTATTGATGCGGCAAAGGGAAGTCACGTTGTTTTTATTGATGATGACGATTTTATAACAGAAATTTTTTTAGAGGAAATGTACAACCATATTGTGAAAACGCCTTTAAATTTAGTAGTTTCAAATTTTTTGAGATATTATGCCGATAATCAAATAGAAAATGATTATATGACCAATTCTTATGAAGAATTAAACAATAGTACCGCAACATTTTCTTTAGTTAAAAACAGAAAAATATTATCGTCTTCTTGTGGGAAAGCAATTCCTAAAGAGGTTATTAGTGATTGCAGGTTCAAGGAGACGGTTAAAATAAGCGAAGACGCGTTGTTTATGTTTGAGATTAGTAAGAACATAAAGGGAATATCTTTTCTACCTTTAAAGGTTGCTTATTATCGAAGAATCAGAATAGCGTCCGCTTCCAGAAAAAAAACAAGCGTGTCTACTCGTTTTAAAATATTGGTTCAAAACATAAACAACTTTAGTAAAGTGTATTTCAGAAATAGTGCTCAATATAGTTTCTCGTTATATATAAACAGGATAATGGCTATTACCAAGCATTTTTTAATTAGTTTAAAAAATAGTTGATGAATAAAAGATTCTTATACATAATCTTCTTAATCGGGATAGTAAATTTACTATTCTCGCAGAATATTAAAGCAACTAATTATTCAATGGAAGGCAATCAGCCAAAATTTCCAATGATAATGTATGCTGTGCCGGCAACGGACAACAATTTTAAAGAAGTTCGTTCGTGGGGGATTAATTATGTACATCAATATGGATTAACATCGGGAGCTTTAACAAAAGAAAAGTTAGAAAAAATTAAACAGTATCTTGATTTGGCAACCAAGTATAAATTAAAAGTAATGGTTGATTTAGACGGAGCGAATCGCATAGCAAATGGTAAAATAGACGAAATGAAAGTAATCGTACAGAGATTTAAAAGTCATCCGGCAGTGGGCTATTGGTATTTATTTGATGAACCTGATAATAAAGCTACCGTAAAAGACTTGCAACCTTATTACGATATGATAAAGACCGAATCACCAAATATTCCAATAACAATATGTCATGCCTGGACTAAAAACTGGTATAAATATAATAGTGTTCAAGATATATTATTACACGATATTTATCCTGTAAGTGGCGCTGAATTTCCAAATTCAAAATTAGAAAATCAAACCAATTTCACAAGTGCAGCAATAAATCAAGGAAAAGGAAAGCATGTGATACCTGTACTTCAATTTTTTAATTGGAAAAGTATGGCTAAATCTCAAACTACAAGTTTGAGAGGTTATGCAATAAAGAAGCTTCGTTACCCTAATTTTGATGAATTTAGATATTTGTGTTTTTCAACACTTTCACAAGGAGTTAATGGAATGGGGTTTTATTCATATACACGTTATAAGATGATTAATTCAAATTGGTCAAAAGAAGTAGCTTCTCCTATTTTGAATGAATTAGTAAATTTAACGGATATTATTAATACACAAAACTTAAAATTTAATAACATTTATAATTATAAATCAGATAGTTATTTATTTAGTTATTGGAGTGGTGTAAGCGTATCGTATTTTATTATTATTAACTCCTCAAGTAAAATGAGAAATATAGAAATAAAAGACAAAAATATTTTGAACGCAAAGAGTTTAGAACCTTGGGGACAAACCAGAAAATTAGATATAATAAAAGGAAAAAATATGCTGACTTTTACAAATATGAAACCTTGGGAGGTTATTATTTTAAAAGAAATTTAATAAATTTAAGAGATAGAAAACTATGGTAGAAAATAAAAGGACAAATATGCTTATTTATTTAATAGTATTCCTTTTGGTGTTTTTCATTCCGTCTTCATCTACAATTGGAGGCTTTCAGTTGTGGTATGTAATTACCGTTGGAGTAGTGCTTTATGGGGTTTTCAAAAACAATTTGATGGTTGATTATTTAGTCAAAACTGTTTTCCATTTCATTATAATCAGTTTTATTCTCTTATTTATTTCTTTGTTATTCTCTGGTATGAACTTTGGCTCTTCACAAGACTTTAATGAAATTTTGAGGGTGATAGGCATTTTTAGTATTTTTTATTTAATGTATGTCGGTTATTCAGAAAATTGGAATAAAAGAATAGTGTTGTTTTTAAAACTATTTTTACTATTGCAACTTGTATTCTGTTTTTTACAAGAAAACGATATTGTTGGTAGAATAATGGGAATTATATGGAACACAGAACGTATATGGAATTTACGGCGCACAGGCTCATTTGCAAACCCAAATATCTTATCAATTTTTTGTGTAGCTTCGTACTCCTATATTTTTTTTAGAATTAAAAACATTCCAAAAATTTTCTTTGGATTGATTGTTTTTGGAATAATTCTTTTTGCAAGCTCTAAAACAGGATTGATAGCCTTTCTCATTATAATTTGCGTAAATCTTTTTCTGATTCAAGCAAAATTCAGTTTTAGAAATATAACACTGTTGATTATATCATTATTGTTATTAGGTTATATAGGAATTACTTTGTTATATATGTATCAAGATCAATATCCTTATATAGCGCAATTATTAATGATGTTTGATAATGATATAGATGCAAGCCAAATAAAATCCATAGGAGATAGGCAAGTAATTTGGACAAATGCACAAAATCAGTTTAATGGATTTTCTTCTTTGCAACAGTTAGTAGGGATTGGTCCTGCAAAAGATACTGAATTAAATATTATTGATAATGAATTTCTTACCATCTTAGTAAAAATGGGAATAATAGGGTTATTGTTCTATGCACTTGCTATTTTTATATTATTAATATTTTTGGTAAAAAATAAAAAAAACTTAGGAGCTAAATCTATGATTGCTATAGTTGTACTGTTTTTGTTGTCATCAGGTAGTGCTTCAACATTTATAGCGTGGCATTTATCATTAATGTTTTATTTGTTCTTAGGTATATGTTTAAAAGAAATTAAATTAGCTCAATTAATAAAAAATTAATATGAAAATCTTATACATCCATCAATATTTTAAAACGCCAAAAGAACCAGGAGGGACTCGCTCTTATTGGGTAGCACAAGAGTTAATAAAAAATGGACATCAAGTAACGATGATTACTGCCGACCCTAAGGCAACCCAGAAAAAAAGAGAAGAAATTATTGATGGAATCAAAGTAATCTATTTGCAAGAGGCCTATAGCCAGGACATGTCTATTTCGACAAGGTTAAAAGCATTTTTGGGTTTTGTTTGGAAAAGTATTACCGAAGCCAGAAAACACAAAAATATAGACTTGGTTATTGCTACTTCTACACCTTTGACGGTTGGAATTACAGCTTTGTATATGAAGTGGTTTAAAAAAGTACCGTATGTATTTGAAGTACGTGATTTATGGCCTGAAGTGCCTATTCAAATGGGAGCATTTAAAAGTCCGTTTATTGTAAAACCTACCCGTTGGTTTGAAAAAACAATCTATAAAAATGCTGAACATGTGATAGCGCTCTCTCCGGGAATGCGGGATGGTGTAACAAAGTATATTTACAAAACAAAAACATCGATGATTCCAAATATGGCTAAAATGGATGAGTTTTGGCCACGGGAAAAAAACTGTGAATTAGAACATAAGTTGGGGTTAAACCCTAATAGTTTTAAGATTATTCATTTTGGAGCATTAGGGTTAGCAAATGGAGCTCATACAATTATCGAATCAGCCAAATTATTAAAAGATGATAAATCCATAGAGTTCCTATTTGTAGGAGGAGGTTCAACCGAAAAAAATCTTGTCGAAGAATGTGAAAAGTATCAATTGAATAATGTTAAATTTTTAGGAAGATTTCCAATGAGAGAAATGTCAGAAATAGTAAATTTGTCAGATGTTTCTATGGTAAGTTTTATGGATTTACCAATTTTATATACCAATTCTCCAAATAAATTATTTGACTCCTTATCGGCAGGAAAGCCAATCATTGTCAATTCAGCTGGATGGACAAAAGACATGGTTGAAGAAAACAATTGTGGGTATTATGTAAACCCTAATAAGCCACAGGAATTAGTAGATAAAATTTTGTTTTTAAAAGAACACCCAGAAGTTGTTATAGAAATGGGACAAAATTCACGAACTTTGGCAGAAACGGTTTATGATAAATCGATTCTTTGTAATCGATTTGTAGAAATAATAAATTTATATAACAAATAATTTTTTATATATTTAAGAATATGAATAATTCATTGAGTAAGAGATTGGTACAAAGTAAATTACATAAGCCAATTAAATTAATCGGAGCGTGGTGGAATAAATTGATTATAGAAAATGGCTCTAATGCAGAAGGTTCTGTAAAAACAATTTATGTAATAAGCCCTTATAAGACAGGTACTACTTATATTGCTAGTTTGTGGGGTGAACAATATGCAAAACATGAACCTTATCATATGTATTCCTTGAAATACCTGAATAAAAGAAATTTTACAAAAAACTTTCAACAAAGACAAAATAAATTAAATATTCGAATAGAGTGTTCTGGTTTTTTAAGTGCTTGTATAGAAAAGTTACCAGTTTCTACTCAGTACATATTCATTTTGCGCCCACCTATAAGTTGGATACAATCAGTTTTAAACCATTTTTTTTTATTAAAGGATTTAGGGTATAATTATATTGATGAATATTATTGGAAAAAAGAGTTAGGTTATAGTTTACAAAACATCTTATTAGAAGCGAATCAAGTAGATTTGGAAATAATGATAAAAGACTTATATCGAATTTACTTAAAGTATATTCATCAATGTCTCAGACATCCTACTGTGAAATTTGTAGAAATGAAAGATTTAGATGATTTTGCAAAAAAACTAGGGGAAGAAATTAATGTTACTCCTAATTTTCAAAAATCTTGGAAACGTCCATCTAAATTTAGATATGATAAAGTTGACGTGAAGAATATTATAAATGAGGATGCGTACAACGAACTAATAGGTTCTATTCCTAAAGAAAAATACTATTTAAAGACTTAATTTTTCCCATTATGTATAAAAGATTTTTCAAAGTTATTTTAGATTTTTTCATTGCTTTTTTATTTTTAGTAATCTTAAGTCCAATTTTTGTGATAACAATGATTGGGTTATATTTTAATAATGATGGCAAGCCTTTTTTTTTTCAAAAGAGACCGGGTAAAAACAATAAAATATTTAAGATTATTAAGTTTAAGACTATGAATGATAAAAAAGATGCACAAGGAAATCTTTTGCCTGATAATCAGCGTTTAACTAAGGTTGGGGCTTTTGTTCGCAAAACCTCTTTAGATGAAATTCCACAATTGATTAATGTGCTAAAAGGAAATATGAGTTTAATAGGTCCCCGACCATTGCTTCCTGAATACTTAGATTTATATAATGATTTTCAGAAAAGAAGGCATGAAGTGAAACCGGGAATTACTGGTTGGGCACAAGTTAATGGCAGAAATGCTATTAGTTGGCAACAAAAATTTGAATTTGATGTATGGTATGTGGATAATGTAAGATTTATATTAGATATAAAAATATTGTTCTTAACCATTAAAAAAGTGTTCGTTCGAGAGGGAATTTCACAAGAAGGACAAGCGACAATGGAAGCTTTTAAGGGAAATATTAAATAGAATTAATTTATGAGAAATATCGCAATTTTTGGAGCAGGTGGTTTTGGTAGAGAAGTTAAAACAATCATTGATGCAATTAATAAAATAAATAAAGACACCTATAACTTTATTGGCTTTTATGACGATGGAATTGAAAAGGGAACGATTGTTAATGGTTATCCGATTTTAGGAGGAGTAAAAGAAATAAATCAAGTGGAAGTCGATTTGTCTTTAGTTGTTTCAATTGGTGATCCCAAAATAAAAAAAATAATTTTAAGTAAAATAACTAATTCTAATATTAGTTTTCCAACAATTATTCACCCTAATACATCAATCTCTAATGATGATGTTCAAATTGGTAAAGGGTCAATAGTTTGTGAGGGAACAATAATTACTTGTAATATAAGAATTGGGGAGTTTGTAATTTTTAATTTAATGTGTACTGTAGGACATGATGTAACTATTGATGATTACTGTGCTTTTATGCCTTCTGTAAATATTTCGGGAGAAGTTCATATCCAAAATAGTGTTTATGTAGGAACAGGTGCAAAAATTATTAATTTATTGAATATTGGAGAAAATACTGTTATTGGAGCCGGTTCTGTTGTTTCAAAACCGCTGCCTGCTAATTGTACGGCGGTTGGAGTTCCTGCTAAACCAATTAAATTTCATAAATAATGAATAATAAGCATCTAATTTTTTTAATTCATACCTCTGTACAATAAAATTTAAAACCATGCAAACAAAAGAAATCCTCTCATTATCAGTTCGCTCGGCTATTGAAGCAGGAGAAAAAATTATGGAGATATACAAAAGAGATTTTTCTGTGGAATACAAAGACGACAAAAGTCCTTTGACCGAAGCTGACAAAGCATCTAACATTATTATTTGTGAGAATTTAAAAAATACCTTTCCCATCATCAGCGAAGAAAACAAACTTATTGATTATGCTGAAAGAAAAGATTGGAACACTTGCTGGCTAATTGACCCGATTGACGGAACCAAAGAATTCATCAAAAAGAACGGAGAATTTACCGTCAATATTGCATTGATTCAAAATAATCTTCCTGTTTTGGGTGTGGTTTATCTTCCTGCCAAAAGGGTGCTTTATTTTGCGGCAGAAGAAATGGGTAGTTTCAAATATGAATTCCAAGAAAAAGAAAATCTTCCGGAGTTCGAAACATTGCTCGCTTCATCCCAAAAACTCAACGGAGAAAATCTTCCACAAAAATACACTATAGTAGCTTCGCGCTCACATATGTCTCCCGAAACGGAAGCATTTATAGAAGGATGTCGTAAAAAATACGGAGAAGTAGAACTCATCAGTAAAGGAAGCTCCATTAAGCTCTGTCTGGTGGCAGAAGGAAGTGCACAAGTATATCCGCGTGTAGCACCAACTATGGAGTGGGATACGGCAGCCGCTCATGCCGTTGCAAAATTTGCAGGTTGCAGCGTTAATGACTTTTATAAACGAACCGAACTAAAATACAATAAAGAGAATTTATTGAATCCGTATTTCATTGTTGCCCATGAAGGATAATTCACATAAAAGGCACATCGTCAAGGCAATTACCTGGCGTATCGTAGGAACCATTGACACAATGCTTCTTGCGTGGATTATTTCCGGGAATCCTTTAATTGGTGTAAAAGTAGGTGCTGCGGAAGTGTTGACCAAAATGTTCCTTTACTACTTTCACGAAAGGGTTTGGTTTAAAGTAAATCTTGCAAAAGACGGTAGGGTTTTAGAAAGCCGTAAAAGACATATTGCCAAAACCATTACGTGGCGTATTGTAGGAACAATGGATACAATGCTCCTTGCGTGGATTATTTCCGGTGACCCTTTAATCGGTTTAAAAGTAGGGTTAACAGAAGTTGTGACCAAAATGCTGCTTTACTATTTCCACGAAAGAGTT is from Flavobacterium dauae and encodes:
- a CDS encoding sugar transferase, yielding MYKRFFKVILDFFIAFLFLVILSPIFVITMIGLYFNNDGKPFFFQKRPGKNNKIFKIIKFKTMNDKKDAQGNLLPDNQRLTKVGAFVRKTSLDEIPQLINVLKGNMSLIGPRPLLPEYLDLYNDFQKRRHEVKPGITGWAQVNGRNAISWQQKFEFDVWYVDNVRFILDIKILFLTIKKVFVREGISQEGQATMEAFKGNIK
- a CDS encoding glycosyltransferase family 4 protein; this translates as MKILYIHQYFKTPKEPGGTRSYWVAQELIKNGHQVTMITADPKATQKKREEIIDGIKVIYLQEAYSQDMSISTRLKAFLGFVWKSITEARKHKNIDLVIATSTPLTVGITALYMKWFKKVPYVFEVRDLWPEVPIQMGAFKSPFIVKPTRWFEKTIYKNAEHVIALSPGMRDGVTKYIYKTKTSMIPNMAKMDEFWPREKNCELEHKLGLNPNSFKIIHFGALGLANGAHTIIESAKLLKDDKSIEFLFVGGGSTEKNLVEECEKYQLNNVKFLGRFPMREMSEIVNLSDVSMVSFMDLPILYTNSPNKLFDSLSAGKPIIVNSAGWTKDMVEENNCGYYVNPNKPQELVDKILFLKEHPEVVIEMGQNSRTLAETVYDKSILCNRFVEIINLYNK
- a CDS encoding acetyltransferase, which translates into the protein MRNIAIFGAGGFGREVKTIIDAINKINKDTYNFIGFYDDGIEKGTIVNGYPILGGVKEINQVEVDLSLVVSIGDPKIKKIILSKITNSNISFPTIIHPNTSISNDDVQIGKGSIVCEGTIITCNIRIGEFVIFNLMCTVGHDVTIDDYCAFMPSVNISGEVHIQNSVYVGTGAKIINLLNIGENTVIGAGSVVSKPLPANCTAVGVPAKPIKFHK
- the cysQ gene encoding 3'(2'),5'-bisphosphate nucleotidase CysQ, encoding MQTKEILSLSVRSAIEAGEKIMEIYKRDFSVEYKDDKSPLTEADKASNIIICENLKNTFPIISEENKLIDYAERKDWNTCWLIDPIDGTKEFIKKNGEFTVNIALIQNNLPVLGVVYLPAKRVLYFAAEEMGSFKYEFQEKENLPEFETLLASSQKLNGENLPQKYTIVASRSHMSPETEAFIEGCRKKYGEVELISKGSSIKLCLVAEGSAQVYPRVAPTMEWDTAAAHAVAKFAGCSVNDFYKRTELKYNKENLLNPYFIVAHEG
- a CDS encoding DUF2061 domain-containing protein, giving the protein MKDNSHKRHIVKAITWRIVGTIDTMLLAWIISGNPLIGVKVGAAEVLTKMFLYYFHERVWFKVNLAKDGRVLESRKRHIAKTITWRIVGTMDTMLLAWIISGDPLIGLKVGLTEVVTKMLLYYFHERVWYRINYGLPQRQSDKNYE